The following proteins are encoded in a genomic region of Nymphalis io chromosome 16, ilAglIoxx1.1, whole genome shotgun sequence:
- the LOC126774122 gene encoding uncharacterized protein C16orf52 homolog A has product MDKLTVISGTLFMTADVFAIVSLAMPDWIITDVGGDTRLGLMWSCITLYNRPQVCFTPDLQPEWLLALICIFMGCICITTTVILLASSHFDRNVIPYARWVGFAAMVVFCLAAVIFPMGFHVDEIGGQPYQLPNSHQVGISYILFVLSLWITVISELFAGKVCLPHF; this is encoded by the exons ATGGATAAGCTTACTGTCATTTCTGGAACTTTGTTTATGACTGCAGATGTTTTTGCAATTGTAAGTCTTGCTATGCCAGATTGGATAATTACGGATGTAggag gtgATACTCGACTTGGATTGATGTGGTCttgtataacattatataaccgCCCGCAAGTTTGTTTTACCCCAGATCTGCAGCCAGAATGGTTATTAGCTTTGATCTGTATATTTATGGGATGCATTTGTATCACTACTACTGTAATTTTACTTGCATCAAGTCATTTTGATCGTAATGTAATACCTTATGCACGCTGGGTTGGATTTGCAGCaa tgGTGGTATTTTGCCTTGCTGCTGTTATATTTCCTATGGGCTTTCATGTGGACGAAATAGGTGGTCAACCTTACCAACTACCTAATAGTCATCAAGTTggaatatcatatatattatttgttctcTCATTATGGATTACTGTGATATCGGAACTTTTTGCTGGAAAAGTCTGTCTGcctcatttttaa
- the LOC126774124 gene encoding RNA exonuclease 4-like codes for MSRTNVLAIDCEMVGSYNKSLLARVSIVNQNGSVILDEFVKPTSTVTDYRNSVSGVEKSVLENGRDFSLVKNKVASLIQGCILVGHSLSFDLEGLGLSHPESKRRDLAKYNRLLRNGQPVALKTLARNYLGRLIQEDKHDSVEDAKACMDIYLKLANEWERNF; via the exons atgtcgcGTACTAACGTACTTGCTATTGATTGCGAAATGGTTGGAAGttataataaaagcttattGGCGCGTGTGTCAATTGTAAACCAGAATGGAAGTGTTATTCTTGACGAATTTGTTAAACCCACTTCAACAGTCACCGATTATAGGAACTCTGTAAGCGGCGTCGAGAAGAGTGTTTTGGAAAATGGCAGAGACTTTTCCCTTGTCAAAAACAAGGTGGCCAGTCTTATACAAGGATGTATTCTAGTTGGGCATTCATTAAGCTTCGATCTCGAAGGCTTGGGTTTGTCTCATCCGGAAAGCAAGCGAAGAGATTTGGCGAAATATAATCGTCTATTG CGAAACGGCCAACCTGTTGCTCTAAAGACACTAGCCAGAAATTATTTAGGAAGACTAATTCAAGAAGATAAACATGATTCCGTGGAAGATGCAAAGGCATGCATGGACATATACCTTAAACTAGCCAATGAATGGGaaagaaatttttaa
- the LOC126774110 gene encoding leukocyte receptor cluster member 8 homolog gives MTDNTSKEPPLQTMSGMPPNHNPWMYSLYHQYNGYHGGMFPQFYNHQYFNQMGNTGGFHNDGHHFQQNKDSKVEFGHPQFSKPPPSLLGMSPLDTSRPFNNQSPIRFNLSGNRKSAPIPPNENPLLANSNAKKKRKKGNKTNNESNEVLLPPLPDHPPPLPPCPPPDLPKPPPPPLDVPLPPPIATEDIPEPLEEPKSNNNEDNELENIVPSDNTSNFLKSSPIQTSGTWPESLERYIKRCYEKCKTAFDRDQIDICLKGRITAAANKDEIWTRNWDEEPIPSVHSERNNLSVKPVRGTLALYQKSEAVSELYKGKPALGTRGFNGHKSPSQRRRKAHSRSHSKSKSPPRKRNSTSSGSSDEIEDKKNKNKNRQKVKDRLSLDQKKPEKFQKNNKKKACNQFIVEDVQGNAEKLQKRAQRFGNLSIPTIASSVQANMKRQQPCSRKPIIQDTEGDYELNNMHIVGTSTEIEKSFLRLTKAPEACDVRPVTILRNSLRNVKERWIDRQDYRYACDQLKSIRQDLTVQGIRDNFTVEVYETHARIALEKGDHEEFNQCQTQLKMLYSELPNSRANEAEFKAYRILYYIFTNNTLDLTTIFQHLSKEDRENECIKHALNTRCAWATGNLHKFFVLYKTAPMMAGYLIDWIVDRERKNYLKFIIKSYRQTVPVDFIVRELAFESKSKALEFLNQFPLSYTGSDQSHIDCKASLQVVNQNI, from the exons ATGACTGATAATACTTCTAAAGAACCCCCGTTGCAAACTATGAGTGGCATGCCACCCAACCACAACCCATGGATGTACAGTCTTTATCACCAATACAATGGGTATCACGGTGGCATGTTCCCGCAGTTTTATAATCATCAATACTTCAATCAAATGGGAAATACTGGAGGATTTCATAACGACGGTCATCATTTTCAACAAAATAAGGACAGTAAAGTTGAATTCGGTCATCCTCAGTTTTCTAAACCTCCGCCGTCTCTGTTAGGTATGTCTCCACTTGATACCAGTCGTCCGTTTAATAATCAATCCCCCATCAGGTTCAATCTCTCTGGTAATAGAAAGTCCGCCCCAATCCCACCAAATGAAAATCCTCTTTTGGCTAATAGCAATGCTAAGAAGAAGCGGAAGAagggaaataaaacaaacaacgaATCGAATGAAGTCTTGTTACCCCCTCTGCCAGATCATCCGCCTCCGCTTCCACCTTGCCCACCACCAGATTTACCTAAGCCTCCTCCTCCACCATTGGATGTCCCATTACCACCACCTATTGCAACTGAAGATATTCCCGAACCGCTAGAAGAGCCTAAAAGTAACAATAATGAAGATAATGAATTGGAGAACATTGTCCCAAGTGACAATActtcaaattttttaaaatccTCACCAATACAAACATCAGGAACTTGGCCTGAAAGCTTAGAAAGGTACATTAAGAGATGTTATGAGAAGTGTAAAACAGCATTTGATCGTGATCAAATTGATATATGTTTAAAGGGACGTATTACAGCTGCAGCAAACAAAGATGAAATATGGACGAGAAACTGGGACGAGGAACCAATTCCTAGTGTTCATAGTGAAAGGAATAATTTGTCAGTGAAACCTGTTCGTGGTACACTAGCACTATATCAAAAGTCTGAGGCTGTTTCAGAGCTTTATAAAGGAAAACCTGCTTTAGGCACAAGAGGTTTTAATGGACACAAGAGCCCTTCCCAAAGGAGGCGTAAAGCTCATTCTAGAAGTCACTCCAAATCTAAAAGCCCACCAAGGAAAAGGAATAG CACTTCATCTGGTTCCAGTGATGAAATTGAAGATAAAAAGAACAAGAACAAAAATCGCCAGAAAGTCAAAGATAGATTATCATTGGATCAAAAGAAACCAGAAAAGTTtcagaaaaataacaaaaagaaagcttgtaatcaatttattgttgaagatgtccAGGGTAATGCTGAAAAATTGCAGAAGAGAGCACAAAGGTTTGGAAATTTAAGTATTCCAACCATAGCTAGTTCTGTTCAAGCAAATATGAAGAGGCAGCAACCATGTTCAAGAAAGCCTATTATTCAAGACACAGAAGGAGACTACGAGTTAAATAACATGCATATTGTGGGAACATCTACTGAAATTGAGAAGTCTTTCTTAAGGTTGACTAAAGCACCAGAAGCTTGTGATGTACGGCCTGTGACTATACTCAGGAATTCTCTTAGAAATGTTAAAGAACGTTGGATAGATAGACAAGATTACAGATATGCATGTGATCAATTAAAATCTATACGGCAAGATTTAACA gTTCAAGGAATACGAGATAATTTTACAGTTGAAGTTTATGAAACACATGCCAGAATAGCTTTAGAGAAAGGAGATCATGAGGAATTCAATCAATGTCAAACACAACTTAAAATGCTCTACTCGGAACTACCAAATAGCAGGGCTAATGAAGCTGAGTTTAAAGCTTATAggatattgtattatatatttaccaacAACACATTgg atCTTACAACAATATTTCAGCATCTTTCTAAAGAGGATAGAGAAAATGAATGTATTAAGCATGCATTAAACACTCGATGTGCATGGGCAACtggaaatttacataaattttttgtGTTGTATAAAACAGCTCCAATGATGGCGGGATATCTGATAGACTGGATTGTGGACAGGGAGAGGAAAAATTACCTCAAATTCATCATAAAGTC CTACAGACAGACTGTTCCTGTGGACTTCATCGTTCGAGAGTTGGCGTTTGAGTCGAAATCTAAGGCTTTAGAGTTCTTGAATCAATTTCCTCTGTCATACACTGGCAGCGATCAGAGTCACATTGATTGCAAAGCCAGTCTACAAGTTGTTAACCAAAACATCTAA
- the LOC126774115 gene encoding opsin-2-like, whose protein sequence is MIPVLNMDNKTENFNIYGAYFAPLRSSDGVKMLVDGLEGEDLAVIPEHWFSYAAPPASAHTALALLYCFLTAAALIGNGLVVFIFSTTKSLRTSSNLLILNLAILDFIMMAKAPIFIYNSAMRGFATGAMGCQIFALMGSYSGIGAGMTNACIAYDRHSTITRPLDGRLSRGKALLMIAIIWIYATPWSLMPLFKVWGRFVPEGYLTSCTFDYLSNTFDTKLFVACIFVCSYVFPMSFIIYFYSGIVKQVFAHEAALREQAKKMNVESLRSNQNASAQSAEIRIAKAALTVCFLFIASWTPYGVMSLIGAFGDQRLLTPGVTMIPAVTCKVVACIDPWVYAISHPKYRQELQRRMPWLQINEPDDNASTGTNNTANSSAPATA, encoded by the exons ATGATCCCGGTACTCAACATGGACAATAAGACGGAAAATTTTAACATCTATGGTGCTTACTTTGCTCCTCTCag ATCTAGCGATGGCGTCAAAATGCTGGTCGACGGTCTGGAGGGCGAAGACTTGGCAGTAATTCCTGAACACTGGTTTTCATACGCCGCACCACCTGCCAGCGCTCATACCGCATTGGCGTTACTTTACTGCTTTCTCACTGCTGCTGCTTTAATTGGAAACGGACtagttgtatttatattttccaC AACAAAAAGCTTACGAACATCCAGCAATCTACTCATTCTAAATCTAGCAATTCTTGATTTTATAATGATGGCAAAGGCGCCGATTTTCATCTACAACAGCGCCATGCGAGGCTTTGCTACTGGAGCTATGGGGTGTCAAATTTTCGCTCTTATGGGTTCTTATAGCGGCATTGGTGCGGGGATGACTAACGCTTGTATCGCATATGATAg acaTTCAACAATAACACGTCCACTTGATGGGCGGTTGTCGCGTGGAAAAGCTTTATTGATGATAGCTATCATATGGATTTACGCAACACCTTGGTCATTAATGCCACTGTTCAAAGTGTGGGGGCGATTTGTACCtg AGGGATACTTAACATCGTGTACATTTGACTACCTTTCCAACACATTCGACACCAAATTATTTGTAGCTTGCATATTTGTATGCAGCTATGTTTTCCCCATgagtttcattatttatttctacagCGGAATCGTCAAACAAGTGTTTGCACATGAAGCAGCACTAAG GGAACAAGCGAAGAAGATGAACGTAGAATCATTGAGATCAAATCAGAACGCATCCGCGCAATCGGCTGAGATCCGAATAGCGAAGGCAGCGCTCACCGTATGCTTTCTCTTTATCGCTTCATGGACGCCTTACGGCGTAATGTCGCTAATAGGAGCTTTTGGAGATCAGCGACTTTTAACACCTGGT GTAACCATGATTCCTGCGGTGACGTGTAAGGTGGTAGCATGTATCGACCCATGGGTATATGCAATCAGCCATCCAAAATACAG ACAAGAACTTCAGAGACGTATGCCTTGGCTCCAAATCAACGAGCCAGATGATAATGCTTCAACGGGCACCAACAACACAGCAAACTCTTCTGCACCGGCAACAGCGTAA
- the LOC126774109 gene encoding vacuolar protein sorting-associated protein 8 homolog, which yields MAKMDLLKTPSTQSLLDSDLESVESLQYVDFEELDEVEYALPASEAPTLAEVLSSDGLEIENKFQFKNLEESSTCSALQVDFLQAISQQLTQAQERSSAGAATTLSIGPNGRLSVGTAHGHILSFHDQTLRWVCDANGDNGAVTCLSYNHDSTRLLAGFARGLVYQYESIRGVILRRVVLGGEIWGTLRVTWAGTSGLALDTGGSVWLIKFSRPLGVRSARVSCLFSGARGEVVAMSARDARILALATLSRVIIVAGGRAAGVRLDGPSDVLPVLEWCELEVRMLVCARANIMQWLAVSLSGSSINLRPVQRVELKSSPIWLGWLGGVLAIFDSDENLRLWGDDYDKPLDLSQIEPVYSSAFFKGHWTDGRVSRAMCKAGESALGGACISEGTLALLGRRGVVRVKPRDLLARAQAFITSGRYTQALRLLCSSQGSETKKLAIEFIGNLADRPHILSNKNIAIQVVKLCLKYDMSDELWNCLWENCSGEQAFVEALGDAAVRGEFSNSPPSPDFTQDLIEKLAEFEPELVERVVASLPLTSLDPHRASVFTRQRGLWRGVGAIAAALDGCSGAMRELVAHVQPTCGGAGSARCGCAGAALLLAAADALGGRGAGGRPLPAHARPSARHDALHALLAEESGGSSPLRVLVRHDTSAAVRLLEQCAREPPFAGPLGKQNRLRVARALLACTADLQEAERRVEIIEFIAGQLQAGALPLDQEVIKNMQQLVDNTDCERADRAWLAILTRIRTQRDQMLLQYRDAILRPRVLWRIDSMLDRHDEALKQFLNIQNPSDQDVDEFFEYLRMRVEADADTRIRIQPYFSALVELRPRLAAALLDEQFNESLGTILDSLSPKCKIEFGKCLLEMGRLRGDAAAIYLRSLGILHPSDVKDFLIKNPGIIIPEDALSIVRDLRLHEAEPVCLEATGDYAGALEALLLMISTNEDENTKADLISEASGLCLRVAPTVPPQAAGDMWTRLLRSVGSVPPALLFEAISFLPIEKLVVETCDSTRVALTILAGGAGRREVWQCVTRVLRKESHEALARALSAARRGLAVRGRCRRCERALSARAGARTAHCARAFHADCEAEASCACGRRAPTESLSLAPLPRRRVAAPQDYNLQLVAPPRPDLEGVV from the exons ATGGCAAAAAtggatttattaaaaacaccTTCAACCCAATCTTTGTTAGATTCTGATTTAGAGTCGGTTGAAAGTCTTCAATATGTGGATTTCGAAGAG cttgATGAAGTGGAATATGCTTTACCTGCTAGTGAAGCTCCAACTCTTGCAGAAGTATTGTCTTCAGATGGATTagaaatagaaaacaaatttcaatttaagaATCTTGAGGAATCTAGTACATGTTCTGCTTTACAAGTTGATTTCTTACAAGCCATTTCTCAGCAATTGACACAAGCTCAG GAAAGATCATCAGCTGGTGCCGCTACAACATTAAGTATAGGACCTAATGGTCGACTGAGTGTAGGGACAGCCCATGGACATATTCTGTCATTTCATGACCAAACGTTACGATGGGTTTGTGATGCTAATGGAGACAATGGGGCTGTTACATGTTTATCATATAACCATGATAGCACTCGACTTTTGGCTGGCTTTGCACGTGGCTTAGTGTATCAGTACGAGAGTATACGCGGCGTTATCCTTCGACGTGTTGTACTTGGGGGGGAAATATGGGGAACATTAAGAGTCACCTGGGCTGGAACATCTGGTCTGGCATTAGACACAGGAGGGTCTGTGTGGCTTATAAAGTTTTCAAGGCCTTTAGGAGTAAGGTCTGCAAGAGTTTCCTGCCTATTTTCGGGAGCCCGTGGTGAAGTTGTGGCCATGAGTGCTCGTGATGCTCGTATTTTAGCTCTAGCGACTCTATCGAGAGTGATAATAGTAGCAGGAGGCCGAGCTGCCGGAGTACGATTGGATGGACCCTCAGATGTGCTTCCTGTCCTAGAGTGGTGCGAATTAGAAGTTAGAATGCTCGTATGTGCACGTGCAAACATTATGCAATGGCTTGCCGTATCTTTAAGTGGATCATCAATTAACCTCCGGCCTGTTCAACGCGTGGAACTGAAGTCGTCGCCGATATGGCTCGGATGGCTTGGTGGTGTTTTGGCTATTTTTGATTCTGATGAAAACCTTCGACTATGGGGCGATGATTATGATAAACCGTTAGATTTGTCTCAAATAGAACCAGTATATTCATCTGCTTTTTTTAAG gGTCACTGGACAGATGGTCGTGTATCTCGAGCTATGTGCAAGGCGGGTGAGAGTGCTTTAGGAGGTGCTTGCATATCGGAAGGCACGTTGGCCTTATTGGGTCGACGTGGTGTCGTTCGTGTAAAGCCTCGTGATCTTCTAGCCAGGGCACAAGCGTTTATAACATCTGGACGTTATACGCAAGCTTTGAGATTGCTCTGCTCATCTCAAGGCTCAGAAACGAAGAAACTAGCTATCGAATTCATTGGAAATTTAGCAGATAGGCCCCatatattaagcaataaaaatattgctatccAAGTTGTCAAGCTGTGTCTTAAATATGATATGAG TGACGAATTGTGGAATTGTCTTTGGGAGAATTGTTCAGGCGAACAAGCTTTTGTTGAAGCGTTAGGAGATGCCGCGGTGCGAGGCGAATTTTCTAACTCACCACCCTCGCCAGATTTTACGCAG GACCTCATCGAGAAGTTAGCCGAATTTGAGCCGGAGTTGGTGGAACGAGTTGTGGCGTCGTTGCCGCTGACGTCACTGGACCCGCACCGCGCCAGCGTGTTCACGCGCCAGCGCGGCCTGTGGCGCGGCGTGGGGGCCATCGCCGCCGCTCTAG ACGGATGTAGTGGCGCGATGCGCGAGTTAGTGGCGCACGTGCAGCCGACATGCGGTGGCGCTGGTTCGGCTCGCTGCGGCTGCGCGGGCGCCGCACTGCTGTTAGCGGCGGCGGACGCGTTGGGGGGACGGGGCGCGGGGGGGCGGCCGCTCCCTGCACACGCGCGCCCCTCCGCCCGCCACGACGCACTGCACGCGCTACTCGCGGAGGAG AGCGGCGGGAGCTCGCCGCTGCGCGTGCTGGTGCGGCACGACACGTCGGCTGCCGTGCGCCTGCTGGAGCAGTGCGCGCGCGAGCCGCCCTTCGCGGGCCCGCTCGGCAAGCAGAACCGTCTGCGCGTGGCGCGCGCGCTGCTCGCCTGTACCGCCGACCTGCAG GAGGCCGAAAGACGAGTAGAAATTATAGAATTTATCGCTGGACAGCTACAAGCAGGTGCATTGCCACTCGACcaagaagtaataaaaaatatgcaacagCTAGTTGACAATACTGACTGCGAGCGAGCCGATCGGGCGTGGCTGGCGATACTCACCCGAATACGAACTCAGCGTGACCAAATGCTCTTGCAGTATAGAGACGCGATTCTACGGCCGCGCGTTCTCTGGCGAATAGATTCAATGCTCGATCGACACGATGAAGCTctaaaacaatttcttaatattcAAAATCCCTCCGATCAAGACGTCGACGAATTTTTTGAGTATCTCAGAATGAGAGTTGAGGCCGATGCCGATACAAGAATTCGCATCCAACCATATTTTTCTGCTCTTGTCGAACTACGACCACGATTAGCAGCAGCTCTGTTGGACGAACAATTTAATGAGTCGCTCGGCACGATTTTAGACAGCCTAAGCCCAAAATGTAAAATTGAATTCGGTAAATGTTTACTCGAAATGGGGCGTCTCCGTGGTGATGCTGCCGCAATTTACTTGCGTAGTTTGGGCATCTTACATCCTAGTGACGTTAAAGATTTTCTAATTAAGAACCCAGGTATTATAATTCCAGAGGATGCCCTCAGTATTGTAAGAGATCTAAGGCTTCATGAGGCAGAACCGGTCTGCCTAGAAGCCACCGGCGACTACGCAGGCGCTCTCGAAGCTCTCCTACTTATGATATCGACAAACGAAGACGAAAATACTAAAGCCGATCTGATAAGCGAGGCCAGCGGTCTGTGTCTGAGAGTCGCGCCGACCGTCCCACCGCAGGCGGCCGGGGACATGTGGACGCGATTGCTGCGCAGCGTCGGCTCGGTGCCGCCGGCTCTGCTCTTCGAAGCCATCTCGTTTCTTCCAATCGAGAAGCTGGTGGTAGAGACCTGCGACTCCACACGAGTGGCCCTCACCATACTGGCGGGCGGCGCAGGTAGGCGGGAGGTGTGGCAGTGCGTCACCCGCGTGCTGAGGAAGGAGTCGCACGAGGCGCTGGCGCGCGCGCTGTCGGCGGCTCGGCGCGGGCTGGCCGTGCGCGGGCGCTGCCGGCGCTGCGAGCGCGCGCTGTCGGCGCGGGCCGGCGCGCGCACGGCGCACTGCGCGCGCGCCTTCCACGCCGACTGCGAGGCCGAGGCGAGCTGCGCATGCGGCCGGCGCGCGCCTACCGAGTCGCTTTCGCTGGCACCGTTGCCGCGCCGTCGTGTTGCCGCGCCGCAGGACTACAACCTGCAATTGGTTGCGCCTCCTCGACCCGACCTAGAAGGTGTCGTGTGA